In Nitrosophilus labii, the following proteins share a genomic window:
- the flhB gene encoding flagellar biosynthesis protein FlhB, whose amino-acid sequence MAKDPSKTEKATPRRREKAKEEGQVPKSQDIPISASLLVIFLFFIFYFPFAYEKLRSYFGYIFSNPLYLIVSENRLTITETLYVLGILIFPVFLTLFIVGIISNVAQFGLIFTLKPLTPKLDKLNPISGLQRLFSLKTVFELFKNILKLLVATVVAYFLVKTLLEDVFRFSMVAVNKEAYILLKYTLIMIFAFAILSIPIGVIDYIFRRHEYEENIKMSKHEIKEEQKLYEGNPQVKAAIRKKQREMSLTRMMAEVTKADVVITNPTHYAVALEYKRGKMQAPKVIAKGKDNIALKIKEKAKEHNIPVEENPALARSLYESCEVGDIIPENLYQAIAKILAKIYKSKSL is encoded by the coding sequence ACCGAAAAAGCAACCCCCCGGAGGCGAGAGAAGGCAAAAGAAGAGGGGCAGGTACCAAAGAGTCAAGATATACCGATCTCTGCATCTTTATTGGTTATATTTCTTTTTTTTATATTCTATTTTCCTTTTGCGTATGAAAAGTTACGCTCCTATTTTGGCTACATCTTTTCAAATCCGCTATATTTAATAGTTAGCGAAAATAGATTGACTATAACAGAGACTTTATATGTTTTGGGTATTTTAATATTTCCAGTATTTTTGACGCTTTTTATAGTGGGAATTATCTCAAATGTTGCACAGTTTGGATTAATTTTTACCTTAAAACCTTTAACTCCTAAACTCGACAAGCTAAATCCTATCTCGGGACTGCAAAGACTCTTTTCACTTAAAACTGTTTTTGAACTATTTAAAAATATTTTGAAATTATTGGTTGCTACAGTTGTTGCATATTTTTTGGTTAAGACTCTTTTAGAAGATGTATTTAGATTTTCTATGGTTGCAGTCAATAAAGAAGCGTATATCTTACTAAAATATACTCTTATAATGATTTTTGCTTTTGCTATTTTATCGATACCTATTGGAGTAATCGATTATATTTTTAGAAGGCACGAGTATGAAGAAAATATAAAAATGAGTAAACATGAGATAAAAGAGGAGCAAAAACTTTATGAAGGGAATCCTCAGGTAAAAGCTGCAATTAGGAAAAAACAGAGAGAAATGAGTTTAACGAGAATGATGGCTGAAGTTACTAAAGCCGATGTGGTTATTACAAACCCTACTCACTATGCGGTAGCACTTGAATACAAAAGAGGTAAAATGCAGGCGCCTAAAGTAATAGCAAAAGGTAAAGACAATATTGCTTTAAAGATAAAAGAAAAGGCCAAAGAACATAATATACCTGTTGAAGAAAATCCGGCTTTAGCTAGAAGTTTGTATGAGAGTTGCGAAGTTGGAGACATAATACCCGAAAATCTTTATCAAGCCATAGCAAAAATTTTAGCTAAAATTTATAAATCAAAATCTCTTTAA